The Sorangiineae bacterium MSr11367 genome window below encodes:
- a CDS encoding VWA domain-containing protein, whose product MSKRMAAAAGVFLASTCILVAACAEDAPSPNGEPPGPDREDSGSGPTPDGGAGVGDVDGGGPGGSDICAHSEAGGPSASVSAVFMLDRSGSMGDTSGGEQNMQTRWIPATRALNSFFADARTVGLKGTLRDFPQMDATYPREPVCEPDVYKMPKVGLTALPNKSSFKAAIEQMGKPAGSSTVHSALQGAILQAKEIARARPSERVAVVFVTDGLPEDTNPPRDPCQNATYDQIQAAAKAAHDQRPSISTYVVGVGTTRYRDQIEGIAVAGGTGRAFWVDVRDPTKLTGELLSAMNQGRQTLPCDFGLPVPPAGKKLDIDAVQVTYTNGNGAASALARNDACTGNQGWHYDNAQKPTRVVLCAGSCTTAQKDNGAKIAIDAKCTP is encoded by the coding sequence ATGAGCAAACGCATGGCCGCAGCCGCTGGCGTATTCTTGGCATCTACATGCATCCTCGTCGCCGCGTGCGCGGAGGACGCACCGTCACCGAACGGAGAGCCACCTGGACCGGATAGGGAAGATTCAGGCAGCGGGCCGACGCCGGACGGCGGTGCCGGGGTCGGTGATGTCGATGGAGGTGGTCCGGGAGGAAGCGACATCTGCGCACACTCCGAAGCAGGGGGCCCATCGGCTTCCGTGAGTGCCGTCTTCATGCTGGATCGCTCTGGAAGCATGGGCGATACGTCGGGCGGCGAGCAAAACATGCAGACGCGCTGGATACCGGCCACGCGTGCGTTGAATTCGTTCTTCGCCGATGCGCGCACGGTCGGTTTGAAGGGGACCCTTCGCGATTTTCCGCAAATGGATGCGACGTATCCCCGTGAGCCTGTGTGCGAGCCCGACGTCTACAAGATGCCCAAGGTGGGGCTCACGGCTTTGCCAAACAAGTCCTCATTCAAGGCGGCCATCGAGCAGATGGGAAAGCCCGCGGGCTCCAGCACGGTCCATTCCGCACTACAAGGCGCGATTCTTCAGGCGAAAGAGATCGCACGGGCACGTCCGAGCGAACGGGTCGCCGTCGTCTTCGTCACCGACGGCCTACCGGAGGATACGAACCCTCCGCGCGATCCCTGTCAGAACGCCACGTACGACCAAATCCAGGCGGCAGCCAAAGCCGCCCACGACCAGAGGCCGTCGATTTCGACGTACGTCGTCGGTGTGGGCACGACCCGCTACCGCGACCAAATCGAGGGCATCGCCGTCGCCGGAGGAACGGGGCGGGCGTTCTGGGTCGACGTCCGTGACCCCACCAAGCTCACGGGCGAGCTTTTGAGCGCGATGAATCAGGGCCGACAAACACTCCCCTGCGATTTCGGCCTTCCCGTACCACCCGCCGGAAAAAAACTCGACATCGATGCGGTCCAAGTAACGTACACCAACGGAAATGGCGCGGCGAGTGCGCTCGCCCGCAACGATGCGTGCACCGGAAACCAAGGTTGGCATTACGACAATGCCCAAAAACCGACCCGCGTCGTGCTGTGCGCCGGCTCCTGCACGACCGCTCAGAAAGACAATGGCGCCAAGATCGCGATCGACGCGAAGTGCACGCCCTAA